In Plasmodium vinckei vinckei genome assembly, chromosome: PVVCY_13, a single genomic region encodes these proteins:
- a CDS encoding exported protein IBIS1, putative: MTKGKKIDNDGIVPSTRQSKNLGKKLNLISCTKLFALSVLFLICQNCDNSTQNTSSYQEYQHNGLVLGKSRILSELDKNETQTTDYKTESNEDSSVESPNSPTNINELTSDISILKTDEETKGEDEDKKKDDNDSTSIGEASSARETPSTDEQPYADTISSILNLILANEKKSYNEKKTTNEKKSSNEQKTSDQQKPYDYQSFTDDVDSILNGIKTCYQEAANKVKSPEFQRACKEYIDTAKELIEEHKNYAFSFVADNLNSLGINQIFEDDIFSGFATLGKMALIKTMVDNLFIPDFLKNQSPVVLSIVYFILLFFTIGQISGIITNNNNNRRRRIRKTNPNASKTEYKAQPL; the protein is encoded by the exons ATGACGAAAGGAAAAAAGATAGATAATGATGGTATAGTACCATCCACGAGACAATCCAAAAATTTGGGaaagaaattaaatttaatttcttgtacaaaattatttgcgCTGAGCGTGCTATTTTTGATATGCCAAAATTGTGACAat AGCACCCAAAATACATCCTCATATCAAGAATACCAACATAATGGTTTGGTTTTAGGAAAAAGCAGAATATTATCAGAATtggataaaaatgaaactcAGACTACAGATTATAAAACAGAAAGCAATGAAGATTCTTCGGTTGAGAGTCCCAATAGTCCAACGAATATAAATGAGCTAACCTCTGACATTTCGATATTAAAAACAGATGAAGAAACCAAAGGGGAAGAcgaagataaaaaaaaagatgataATGATTCGACATCCATTGGAGAAGCATCATCTGCTAGAGAAACACCATCAACTGACGAACAACCTTATGCTGATACTATATCTtccattttaaatttaatattggctaatgaaaaaaaatcctataacgaaaaaaaaactactaatgaaaaaaaatcgtCTAACGAACAAAAAACTTCTGATCAACAAAAACCTTATGATTACCAATCATTCACCGACGATGTTGATAGCATATTAAATGGTATCAAAACATGTTATCAAGAGGCCGCCAATAAAGTAAAATCACCCGAGTTCCAAAGAGCATGTAAAGAATATATCGATACCGCGAAAGAATTAATTGAAGAGCATAAAAACTATGCTTTCAGCTTTGTAGCTGATAATTTGAATTCTTTGGGTATTAATCAAATATTTGAAGATGATATCTTTAGTGGTTTTGCGACCCTTGGAAAAATGGCGTTAATAAAAACTATGGTTGATAATTTGTTCATTCCGGATTTCTTAAAAAATCAATCACCAGTAGTTTTATCTatagtttattttatattattgtttttcaCCATAGGACAGATTTCTGGTATCAtcacaaataataataataatagaagaagaagaataAGAAAAACAAATCCGAATGCATCTAAAACGGAGTATAAAGCTCAACCTCTATGa
- a CDS encoding fam-b protein, with protein sequence MRISILKYVFLSIIICSLKHSKNESYNVNERNIYLERNIINFRNNRALADVDYQFDLNDFYESNSGFPNQLNGRNVDDKGNIYLRNIRDSHINNHNESTALPNLNNEYEDANMLLQEMRKELEETRKELDNIRNSKLAIQPIPDKRVIKKNENNSVQEYQGVKQMENYEHILETQDKYNENSSSNNHNGFGINQNLKETNNTSLNVSNSVRDDFMTIASELCQVTKLIVPYIISLAKKSWRDFKFKLNFINMP encoded by the exons ATGAGAATcagtattttaaaatatgtttttttgtcaattattatttgttcttTGAAGCATTCCAAAAAT GAATCATACAATGTAAATGAGAGAAACATATATCTTGAaaggaatataataaattttagaAATAATAGGGCATTAGCAGATGTAGACTATCAATTCGatttaaatgatttttatgaatCAAATTCGGGTTTTCCAAATCAACTTAATGGCCGCAATGTTGATGATaaaggaaatatatatcttcGAAATATTAGAGATtcacatataaataaccATAATGAAAGTACTGCGCTaccaaatttaaataatgaatatgagGACGCGAACATGTTACTTCAAGAAATGCGAAAAGAATTAGAAGAAACACGAAAAGAGCTTGATAATATAAGGAATAGTAAATTAGCAATACAACCGATACCAGATAAAagagtaataaaaaaaaatgaaaacaacTCTGTACAAGAATATCAGGGCGTTAAACAAATGGAAAATTATGAGCATATTTTGGAGACTcaagataaatataatgaaaattcaTCAAGTAATAATCATAATGGATTCGGAATTaatcaaaatttaaaagaaacaaataaCACGTCACTTAATGTGTCGAATAGTGTAAGAGATGATTTTATGACAATAGCATCAGAATTATGTCAAGTAACAAAGCTAATTGTACCGTATATAATTTCCTTAGCTAAGAAATCTTGGAGAGactttaaatttaaattaaatttcaTAAACATgccataa
- a CDS encoding acyl-CoA synthetase, putative: MKLYSLLGIIIYALVPSKYKCQDKKEGSILYAKVHTSSSNENESNIYKALDKSNPGYEHVLDLIIETGQKKLNMPAVIENAHGKRAETYTFKTLIDKVNAFSSVLDSYDGGVPEKLYDEKENDGKFKILGIYGNNSINWIVADMAAMNTGVTTLVMHSRFSIDEVIDILNESKLEWLCLDLKHTQTILERIKDLPHLKKLIILDHIPNYDPKKQKELNKNNNTEKKSLKGSRKTKKSSSTAEEIEYKELLEKDKQNLYDTYMKVRQDAKKHNIEIHTMEYAMEKLAQRGAVKKKQNKSPNFISTIIYTSGTSGKPKGVMLSNKNLYNAIAASKDSQFLEYFSSKYHLSYLPMSHIFERMSMYYCLSGAVSINIFSNNIKYFKDDLIGSESSILIGVPKVFNKLYGDIQTEIAKLPPVKKFIVNTSLGIRRSHRHGKLDRFVESITGVSKKIRNKINPSLKSCFNAGGKLSSDVENELSLLLDVGIYQGYGMTETAGPILLQDIKDKSVDTVGGPYIKTVEYKVSTWEAYDAKSKPPKGELLIKSDQLFRGYFLKDDLTKSLFTKDNYFKTGDVVQINNNGSITFLDRSKGLLKLSQGEYIETDSLNNLYSMIPYINYCVAYADDTMDGPMAILSVDKNLFSQHLENDGILKKLNISRKEFMDKVLDEEVNKKKEYVDYIKKDMLEAYNKTNLSRYNLINDIYITMGLWDTSNYLTPTFKVKRFKLIKDYDFYFQQVKSKYKEKLKGQKHPAKN, translated from the coding sequence atgaagctTTATAGTTTGTTGGggataattatttatgcatTGGTACCGTCGAAGTATAAATGTCAAGATAAAAAGGAGGGCTCTATTTTGTATGCTAAAGTACATACATCATCGTCCAACGAAAACGAatcaaatatttacaaagCATTAGATAAATCAAATCCAGGATATGAGCATGTTCTTGatttaataatagaaaCAGGACAAAAAAAACTGAATATGCCTGCAGTAATTGAAAATGCACATGGAAAGCGCGCTGAAACATATACATTCAAAACGTTGATAGATAAAGTTAATGCATTTTCATCTGTTTTAGATTCATATGATGGAGGTGTTcctgaaaaattatatgacgaaaaagaaaatgatggtaaatttaaaatattgggcatatatggaaataatTCAATAAATTGGATAGTAGCAGATATGGCTGCTATGAATACTGGTGTTACTACCTTAGTTATGCATTCAAGATTTAGTATTGATGAAGTTattgatattttaaatgaatcTAAATTAGAATGGCTATGTTTAGACCTAAAACATACGCAAACAATATTAGAAAGAATAAAGGATTTGccacatttaaaaaaacttaTAATACTTGATCATATCCCAAATTATGATCCTAAGAAgcaaaaagaattaaataaaaataataataccgAAAAAAAATCCTTAAAAGGTTCCCGTAAAACGAAGAAATCCTCATCTACTGCTGAAGAAATAGAATATAAAGAACTTCTTGAAAAagataaacaaaatttatatgatacATATATGAAAGTTCGACAAGATGCAAAAAAACATAACATAGAAATTCATACGATGGAATATGCTATGGAAAAGTTGGCTCAGCGTGGTGCAGTTAAAAAGAAGCAAAATAAATCTCcaaattttattagtaCGATTATTTATACTTCTGGAACTTCAGGAAAACCAAAAGGTGTTATGCTAAGtaacaaaaatttatataatgcaATTGCAGCATCTAAAGATTCCCAATTCCTTGAGTATTTTTCATCAAAATATCATTTATCTTATTTACCTATGTcacatatatttgaaaGAATGTCTATGTACTATTGTCTATCTGGAGCCGtttcaataaatatatttagtaacaatataaaatattttaaagatGATTTGATAGGATCAGAATCAAGTATACTAATTGGTGTTCCTAAAGTTTTTAATAAACTTTACGGTGATATACAAACAGAAATAGCTAAACTTCCAccagtaaaaaaatttattgtaAACACATCGTTAGGCATACGTAGATCGCATAGACATGGTAAACTTGACCGCTTTGTTGAATCTATTACAGGGGtttctaaaaaaataagaaataaaataaacccATCGTTGAAATCGTGTTTTAATGCTGGTGGAAAATTGTCATCCGATGTTGAAAACGAGTTATCACTTCTATTAGATGTTGGTATATATCAAGGATATGGCATGACCGAAACAGCTGGGCCAATTCTTCTACAAGATATTAAAGATAAAAGTGTTGATACTGTTGGTGGaccatatataaaaactgTTGAATATAAGGTGTCAACATGGGAAGCATATGATGCTAAATCAAAACCACCAAAAGgagaattattaattaaaagtGATCAATTATTTAGAGGATATTTCTTAAAAGACGATTTAACAAAAAGTTTATTCACAAAAGATAATTACTTTAAAACAGGTGATGTTgtacaaattaataataatggatccattacatttttagaTAGATCTAAAGGATTACTTAAATTATCTCAAGgtgaatatatagaaacagatagtttaaataatttatactCAATGAttccatatattaattattgtGTAGCATATGCTGATGACACAATGGATGGACCGATGGCGATTTTATCtgttgataaaaatttgttttcaCAACATTTAGAAAATGATGGTATACTTaagaaattaaatatatctagAAAAGAGTTTATGGATAAAGTATTAGATGAAgaagttaataaaaaaaaagagtatgttgattatattaaaaaagatatgTTAGAAGcctataataaaacaaactTAAGTAGATATAACTTaattaatgatatatatatcacaaTGGGATTATGGGACACCTCCAATTATTTAACACCAACTTTTAAAGTAAAGcgatttaaattaataaaagatTACGATTTTTACTTCCAACAAGTGAAATccaaatataaagaaaaattaaaaggtCAAAAACATCCTGCAAAAAATTAG